The Thioclava sp. GXIMD2076 region ATTGAGCGCCAGAAGGTTGGTCTGGAAGGCGATATCATCGATCACCTGCAGCACACGTTCGATCTTGGCCGAGGAGTTCTCGATGCTGCTCATGGCGGCGATCGCATCGACCACGACCTCGTGCCCGCGCTCGGCCCGTTCGTTGATATCGGTGACGGTTTTCTGGGTCTCGTCCAGCTCCCGTGACGAACTGCTGACGGAGGCCGACATTTCGGTCAGCGCCGAGGTGGTTTCTTCCAGCACGGCGGCATTCTTCTCGGACCGGCGGGCCAGATCCGCCGAGGCGTCGGAAATCTCGCGGGTCGAGCTTTCGATGCGCTGCGACGAGGCTGCGATGCTCTGCATTGTCGCCGAGAGGGCCTCTGCCGCCTGATTGCTTGACTGGGCGATGCGGCGGAAGCTGCCGCGAAGGGTTTCGGGCATACGATAGGTAAAATCGCCGCGTGCGAAAGTCTGCATCGACCTCTCGACCTCGCCCAGACCCTGTTCGACGCTGGCGCCGATCTCGTTCAGGCCCTGACACAGATCGGCCATGATGCCGTCCTTACCCTCGAGCGGGATGCGTTTGGTGAAATCTCCGCTGGCACAGGCATTGACGACATCCCTAACGTCCTTGGCAATCGCCTCATCGGCCGCACGTTTGGCGGTCGTTTCGGCCAAAGCCTGTTCTGAGGCGCGGCGCTCTTCAAGGCGCAGGACCTCGGATCTCTCGCGCTCGGCATGTTCGCGGGCGAGCTCTTCCTTGGCATGGGTCTCTTCCTTGGCCCGTGCCGTGAGGATACTGCTCCGGAAGGCCTCGATCGCTTCGTTGATGCGGTCGAATTCGACGATGGTTGTCATCGGCATGTCACTCTCGAGATCGCCGGTCGCCATTTTTGCCGCCCGCTGCGATATGTTGGTAACCTCCTGAACCATACTTCTCGTTATGCGCCGGGCAATAACGAGGATCACAGCTGTCGCGGCAAGCATGGCGAGCGTGTTGAGCAGCAGCAGCCATAGCTGATGGTTGCGATATGCCGTGGCGACCTCGTTGATATTGCTCCCCAGACTGTCCTCGAAGGTCTTGAGTTGGCCGATGCGGGTCGTGGTCGCGTCAAAAAACTCCTTGGGAGTGATGCCCTCTACCGAACCCGTATCCGGATAGGCGAAGGCGATCGCGCGTAGCTCGTTCACGCGGGTAAATGCAGAGCCATTTTCCAGCGTCGCGAAGGCCGCCACCTGTTCCGGTGTTGCGAACTGGCGGAAGAAAGCAAACCCCATATCCTGTTGGGAGATCAGCCGGTGCAATGTCCCCAGCCGTGCCGTATCGAAGCGCCCGAGCGCGAAGCCGCCCGAGCCGATAGCCCGCTCGATACCCGCGCGTTCCTTGGCCGCCATGAAGGAGGTGAACGCGCTCAGACGTTTGGCCATATCTGCGTTCAGCCCCATTTCCGTGAGCTGGCCCAGCATCGCGATCGTGTCGCCGTTGATCTTGGTATAATGTCCCAAAGCGTCGGGCACCGGAATGGCGAGATCATCGACCTGCGCCCGCACCGCATCATGCTTCGCGATCTGCGCCTGGATCTCGGCATAGGAGCTGGCCAGCTCGGGCGGCAGGCCATCTGCCACGGCGGACCCGACCTGTGCGACCTCGCGCACCCGCTCATCCGTCAAGGCGCGTTGTGCGGCCAGTTCCTCGGCAAAGGTCGCGCCCTTGCTGCTGAGATAGATGCTTGTCGCGCCGCGTTCTTTTTGCTGCTCATGCACCAGATTGGAGAGAGAGGAGGCAAATCGCATGAGATGGGTCAGGGTCTGCGCATCGAGCGCGTTGGAGATCCGCTGTGTGATCATTGCGGCTGAGAACACGACCACGGCGAAAAGCGGAACCATGATCAGGCGCGAGACCTTCTGATGCAGGAAGACAGGACGCGAGGGTGCGGACATTGTGCGGCTCACCTTATTGACAGTGAGCATAGTCTTAAGCGTGATTTATTAAGAGCTACTTTCCCTCAAGGCGTGTATTTTCATATGCAGAAATTATTTCTGCAGCCGCATCCTTATGAAATATTGGGGCAAATTCCGATTATCCGCGATGCACCGAAATTTAGCGTAAAATCTAGGGTAAATCGGGAAAGCCGTATAAAGGGAAATGCCTCCGGCCTAACCGGAGGCATCTGGCATTATCTTATCCCGCCGAAGCAGAGATTCTTGATCTCGAGATAGTCGTCGCAGCCGTATTTGGAGCCCTCGCGCCCCTGTCCCGATTGCTTGATCCCGCCGAACGGCGCGATTTCCGAGGAGATGGCACCGGTATTGATGCCGACCATCCCCGTCTCGAGCGCCTCGCCCACGCGCCATGCGCGCTTGAGATCGCCCGTGTAGAAATAGCTCGCCAGCCCGAATTCGGTGTCATTGGCAAAGGCGATCGCCTCGGCCTCGGTCTCGAACTTTACCAGAGGCGCCAGCGG contains the following coding sequences:
- a CDS encoding nitrate- and nitrite sensing domain-containing protein produces the protein MSAPSRPVFLHQKVSRLIMVPLFAVVVFSAAMITQRISNALDAQTLTHLMRFASSLSNLVHEQQKERGATSIYLSSKGATFAEELAAQRALTDERVREVAQVGSAVADGLPPELASSYAEIQAQIAKHDAVRAQVDDLAIPVPDALGHYTKINGDTIAMLGQLTEMGLNADMAKRLSAFTSFMAAKERAGIERAIGSGGFALGRFDTARLGTLHRLISQQDMGFAFFRQFATPEQVAAFATLENGSAFTRVNELRAIAFAYPDTGSVEGITPKEFFDATTTRIGQLKTFEDSLGSNINEVATAYRNHQLWLLLLNTLAMLAATAVILVIARRITRSMVQEVTNISQRAAKMATGDLESDMPMTTIVEFDRINEAIEAFRSSILTARAKEETHAKEELAREHAERERSEVLRLEERRASEQALAETTAKRAADEAIAKDVRDVVNACASGDFTKRIPLEGKDGIMADLCQGLNEIGASVEQGLGEVERSMQTFARGDFTYRMPETLRGSFRRIAQSSNQAAEALSATMQSIAASSQRIESSTREISDASADLARRSEKNAAVLEETTSALTEMSASVSSSSRELDETQKTVTDINERAERGHEVVVDAIAAMSSIENSSAKIERVLQVIDDIAFQTNLLALNAGVEAARAGEAGRGFAVVASEVRALAQRSADASQEIGTMISTSSADVQRGVSMVNSTGRALEEIVQGVRDIRSRIEGIVGATRETTIGIKEISNATLELDQTTQKNAAMFEETNAAITTLRNETQALSAELGTFKIDTGDVELFDEPNRMAS